In Candidatus Bathyarchaeota archaeon, one genomic interval encodes:
- a CDS encoding site-specific integrase — MRKYTRMSVDEDVEEFCGWEFLTRLTNECDNTLYRFLPDKFRKRDKALVATAFLTGGRISEVLMLRRSNFEFQEERIVVKDMALLKRYEKIREYLDVRDEKPEGAFSDLYHYSYKREAWVKRTFDTKPIVKIRKDFPIPYFEPLTPIMVEWVKDANDWLFPTNYLGGKFYCDGVESFAKEFLGVKSRKWITKTLGYSIVREVGQRALEGSELRKKMSRKDFHIWPHWFRSQRASQLGQEYRFKDPHINRFFGWETFRKTQARRYAKTSMEELWELMKPEKVRCERK, encoded by the coding sequence ATGCGTAAATATACGAGAATGTCCGTAGACGAAGATGTTGAAGAATTCTGTGGTTGGGAATTTCTCACACGGCTGACAAATGAGTGCGACAATACTCTCTATCGTTTTTTGCCAGACAAATTTCGTAAAAGAGACAAAGCGTTGGTCGCTACTGCGTTTCTAACGGGTGGTCGGATTTCTGAAGTCTTAATGTTACGAAGGTCAAACTTTGAGTTTCAGGAAGAACGTATAGTAGTTAAGGACATGGCTTTGCTCAAGAGATACGAAAAAATTAGGGAATACTTAGATGTGAGAGATGAGAAACCTGAAGGTGCTTTTTCTGACCTTTATCACTATTCATACAAACGAGAAGCATGGGTTAAGCGAACTTTCGACACTAAGCCGATAGTGAAGATACGGAAGGATTTCCCTATACCATATTTCGAGCCTTTGACACCAATTATGGTTGAATGGGTGAAAGATGCTAACGATTGGCTGTTTCCTACGAATTATTTGGGTGGCAAGTTTTACTGTGATGGCGTAGAAAGTTTTGCCAAAGAGTTTTTGGGTGTAAAAAGTCGCAAGTGGATAACGAAGACGCTGGGTTACAGTATTGTCCGAGAAGTCGGGCAACGTGCACTTGAAGGCAGTGAGTTAAGGAAGAAAATGAGTAGAAAAGACTTCCACATTTGGCCTCACTGGTTCAGGTCCCAACGAGCAAGTCAACTTGGGCAGGAGTATAGGTTCAAAGACCCACATATTAATCGGTTTTTCGGGTGGGAAACTTTCAGGAAGACTCAGGCAAGGCGATATGCCAAAACAAGCATGGAAGAGTTGTGGGAATTGATGAAGCCTGAAAAAGTCAGATGCGAACGGAAGTGA
- a CDS encoding putative toxin-antitoxin system toxin component, PIN family, whose protein sequence is MSCSMSGRKVLRKKNTNVVVDTNTLIRALANFEPYSKALEHLIEKCDTIVFSTQIMKEYFGKFHKAGMTKTFFQRKLEDIRQLGKLRRCYETPLRKARKQIKTKHLPLPNDRTDIKFIETAIASNARYIVTNDGELLRMNPYRYQNSHISIIDPVEYRSIET, encoded by the coding sequence ATGAGTTGTTCCATGAGTGGGCGAAAAGTTTTGAGGAAAAAAAATACCAACGTAGTCGTTGACACTAACACGCTAATTAGAGCTTTAGCTAATTTTGAGCCCTATTCAAAAGCTTTGGAACACCTAATTGAAAAATGCGATACTATTGTGTTCTCCACTCAGATTATGAAAGAGTATTTTGGAAAATTTCACAAGGCAGGTATGACGAAAACATTCTTTCAAAGAAAACTTGAAGATATTAGACAACTAGGAAAGCTCAGACGTTGCTACGAAACTCCATTAAGGAAAGCTAGGAAGCAAATCAAGACCAAACATCTCCCTTTACCAAATGATCGCACTGACATTAAGTTTATCGAGACTGCAATCGCCTCGAACGCACGTTACATAGTTACAAACGACGGGGAACTATTGAGAATGAACCCATACAGATATCAGAACTCCCACATCAGCATAATTGATCCAGTTGAATACCGCTCTATAGAAACATAA
- a CDS encoding AAA family ATPase, giving the protein MSRFKKFEEVEEKESLFRDENIFGVDHVPANLSEIKCRDQEIDSVVKQTVKLIKKRVRMELYISGTTGIGKTYVVKGVLEEAKREYKNLKSAWVNCKKLYPLTPYQFYSQIYEQLGRTRISGLSANEMRKKFLSLIEEVPFVLVIDEVDILTSENPRENQAGLLYDLIQDQVSLILISNVFDWVGDTGDMRLASRMKSNRLDFEDYSRDEMFRVLNFVIGKGLKNGVITNDILREISYLTVERLMCDVRKGKNLIYASVQEAMKEDAKTVTSAHMEKARENVRGITLTQILGNFTEMERLALAGYVSLRRSPHEREQPATTSKMHKFFLQNCRRHNVKPVDETQMKNYLSRLEGSKIIYHEVKSYETRGRTNVHFSDYNVKDLDIALLKNGVISGSGVTDLGVKLGGKETAEDILKMRYGEQ; this is encoded by the coding sequence ATGTCCCGTTTCAAAAAGTTTGAAGAAGTGGAAGAGAAGGAAAGTCTGTTCCGAGATGAGAACATCTTCGGCGTAGATCACGTTCCAGCCAACCTTTCAGAAATAAAGTGTCGAGACCAAGAAATAGACAGTGTGGTCAAACAAACTGTGAAGCTAATCAAGAAACGCGTTAGGATGGAACTTTATATTTCCGGAACAACAGGAATCGGCAAAACGTATGTCGTCAAAGGCGTTTTGGAAGAGGCCAAGAGGGAATATAAGAATCTCAAGAGTGCATGGGTAAACTGCAAGAAACTGTATCCTCTAACTCCGTATCAGTTCTACTCTCAAATCTATGAGCAACTTGGTCGTACTCGGATATCAGGGCTTTCAGCAAACGAAATGAGAAAGAAATTTCTTTCATTAATTGAAGAAGTGCCTTTCGTTTTAGTCATTGACGAAGTTGATATACTCACGTCCGAAAACCCCAGAGAAAACCAAGCTGGTCTGTTATACGACCTTATTCAAGACCAAGTTAGCTTAATTTTGATCAGCAACGTGTTCGACTGGGTTGGCGACACTGGAGACATGCGTCTTGCATCGAGAATGAAGAGTAACAGGTTAGACTTTGAAGATTACAGCAGAGACGAAATGTTTCGAGTCCTGAATTTTGTCATTGGTAAAGGATTGAAAAACGGTGTTATAACTAACGATATACTGAGGGAAATTTCTTATTTGACAGTTGAAAGGCTAATGTGCGATGTGCGGAAGGGTAAGAACCTGATTTACGCCTCGGTTCAAGAAGCGATGAAAGAAGATGCGAAAACAGTGACCTCTGCACACATGGAAAAAGCCCGTGAGAATGTGCGGGGCATAACTTTGACTCAAATACTTGGAAATTTTACCGAAATGGAACGGTTGGCTTTGGCTGGTTACGTTTCTCTGAGAAGAAGCCCACATGAACGTGAACAGCCAGCTACCACAAGTAAGATGCATAAATTTTTCTTGCAGAATTGTAGAAGGCACAATGTCAAACCCGTGGATGAAACGCAGATGAAGAATTACTTGTCACGGTTAGAGGGAAGTAAGATAATCTATCATGAAGTCAAGAGTTATGAAACACGAGGAAGAACAAATGTGCATTTTTCCGACTACAACGTGAAAGACCTTGACATTGCGCTCTTGAAAAACGGTGTAATATCAGGCTCAGGCGTGACTGATCTGGGTGTAAAACTAGGTGGAAAAGAGACCGCCGAAGACATACTTAAGATGAGATATGGTGAGCAATAG
- a CDS encoding phosphate uptake regulator PhoU, which produces MEARRLQHIKGGSFTLSLPKEWVERRKLKRGEEIAVFEEEDGSLRLYPLKMEREETAEVVLALENFPEVRALEYCIGTYYIQGSNKISITSKKMISADVKKRLKLLRMDLPGVEVAEERSDAISFHVIIGPAAFLLESLIEKTSSFSLHLQEDAVKSILENDFQLASEVIERSKEALRHYRMTIRQVALASSSKAIARKVGVKNCRECVTFALIARDLNRLVYHSSSIAMHFLTLKGRAKINREMLRTIEDISGIVHEMQRDAVQAFLKKDIMLAITVMGKMTNVKRKEKMLLTTILKRVKDADFAVALSHIARDLRRIAGYSVAIADDAMNRTLAPTP; this is translated from the coding sequence ATGGAAGCTAGAAGACTGCAACATATAAAGGGTGGAAGCTTTACGTTATCCTTGCCCAAAGAATGGGTTGAAAGGCGAAAGCTTAAGCGGGGCGAGGAAATAGCTGTTTTCGAGGAAGAAGACGGATCGTTGAGGCTTTATCCCTTAAAAATGGAACGTGAGGAAACTGCGGAAGTTGTTTTGGCTTTAGAGAATTTTCCGGAAGTTAGGGCCCTCGAATACTGCATTGGAACATACTATATACAGGGTAGCAACAAAATCAGCATAACGTCGAAGAAGATGATTTCAGCAGACGTGAAAAAGAGACTGAAACTACTACGTATGGACTTGCCAGGAGTGGAAGTTGCTGAAGAAAGGTCTGATGCAATAAGTTTTCACGTAATAATTGGCCCAGCAGCCTTTTTGTTGGAATCACTTATAGAAAAGACTTCTTCCTTCTCACTTCACTTACAAGAGGACGCTGTTAAATCCATTCTTGAGAACGATTTTCAGCTCGCCAGCGAAGTAATTGAAAGAAGTAAAGAGGCATTGAGGCATTATAGAATGACGATAAGACAGGTTGCCTTAGCAAGCTCTAGCAAAGCCATCGCGAGAAAGGTTGGGGTTAAGAACTGCCGTGAATGTGTTACTTTCGCCTTGATTGCCCGAGACTTGAACAGGCTTGTCTATCATTCCTCATCAATCGCAATGCATTTTCTCACCCTAAAGGGTAGAGCAAAGATAAATCGTGAAATGTTACGTACAATAGAAGATATATCAGGCATCGTCCACGAGATGCAGAGAGATGCAGTCCAAGCCTTCCTGAAGAAGGATATTATGCTTGCAATAACAGTCATGGGAAAAATGACGAATGTTAAACGGAAGGAAAAAATGCTTCTAACAACCATTTTAAAGAGGGTTAAAGACGCTGACTTTGCAGTTGCTCTCAGTCATATCGCCCGCGACTTGAGGAGGATCGCTGGCTACTCAGTGGCTATAGCTGACGACGCCATGAACCGGACTTTGGCTCCAACACCCTAG
- a CDS encoding enoyl-CoA hydratase/isomerase family protein has protein sequence MEEFKNIIYEKNGEVAKIVINRPPLNILNVETLREIAKALEDVGKDDGIKVLVIAGAGEKAFSAGVEIEAHFPDKIKETLESFHRVFHLLAEVNKPTIAAVRGFAFGGGCELASACDIVLVSEDAQFGQQEVMVGAIPTVATVLLPRIIGRKKALEIIFTGDTITAAEAKQIGLINEVFPSTELEEAVNKLVQTFKQKSSVILKLIRMAVYQGLNKDFKEALDGVTTIYLDRLIKTEDAVEGLKAFLEKRKPVWKGK, from the coding sequence ATGGAAGAATTTAAGAACATAATTTACGAGAAAAATGGCGAGGTTGCAAAAATAGTCATAAATCGTCCGCCACTTAACATTTTAAATGTTGAAACTTTGCGGGAAATCGCTAAAGCCTTGGAAGATGTTGGGAAAGACGACGGCATCAAAGTTTTGGTGATTGCGGGCGCTGGAGAAAAAGCCTTTTCAGCTGGCGTGGAAATAGAAGCCCATTTCCCAGACAAAATCAAAGAAACACTAGAATCCTTCCACAGAGTTTTCCACCTACTTGCTGAAGTCAACAAGCCAACAATAGCAGCAGTGCGAGGGTTTGCCTTTGGAGGAGGATGCGAACTGGCATCTGCTTGTGACATAGTTTTAGTCTCTGAAGACGCCCAGTTTGGACAGCAAGAAGTCATGGTTGGGGCAATACCAACCGTTGCGACTGTACTTTTGCCGAGGATAATTGGCAGAAAAAAAGCCCTAGAAATAATCTTCACTGGAGACACCATAACAGCAGCAGAAGCAAAACAAATAGGCCTAATAAACGAAGTTTTCCCCTCAACAGAACTTGAAGAGGCTGTCAACAAACTAGTTCAGACATTTAAACAGAAAAGCTCGGTCATCCTTAAACTAATTAGAATGGCAGTTTACCAAGGCTTAAACAAAGATTTCAAAGAAGCTTTAGACGGTGTAACTACCATCTATTTAGACAGATTAATTAAAACTGAGGATGCTGTTGAAGGTCTAAAGGCCTTTCTGGAAAAAAGGAAACCCGTGTGGAAGGGAAAATAA
- a CDS encoding benzoyl-CoA reductase — translation MESFREWIDNRHEYARAWKEKTGNKVVGYFCTYVPEEILYAANILPVRILGSHEPPTVTEPYIFAMFCHLCRDCLAQGLKGRFDYLDGIVEGQSCLHLRQAFNAWRLHIPTDFAYYIYVPHGIQNPHAIPYLTQELAKFKKALEDWTGKKITNEDLDKGIRIMNRNRELMRKVYEYRKLDNPKITGLEAMEMVLSSQMADKEEHSKLLEKLLQELPSRQLNRNPGVRLMIVGSEDDDRVFMRNVEAIGATFVVDEHCTGSRYIWDDVVPNEKDRLLAIASRYVKRVPCPSKDWPEFTRVNHAVKLAKDFNVQGALVIQNKFCDPHGIEIPPLKDALKQIGVQTYPLEFDVTVPWGQFRTRVEAFLETLTGLDELF, via the coding sequence TTGGAATCCTTTAGGGAATGGATAGATAATAGGCATGAGTATGCAAGAGCTTGGAAGGAAAAGACTGGAAATAAAGTTGTTGGTTATTTCTGTACCTATGTGCCTGAAGAGATTCTGTATGCAGCAAACATCTTACCTGTCAGAATTTTAGGCAGCCATGAACCTCCCACCGTCACAGAACCCTATATCTTTGCCATGTTTTGCCACCTTTGCAGAGATTGCTTAGCTCAGGGACTTAAAGGAAGATTCGATTACCTCGATGGAATTGTAGAGGGCCAGTCATGTCTACACTTAAGGCAAGCCTTCAACGCTTGGAGACTTCACATCCCCACAGACTTCGCATATTACATTTACGTACCCCACGGGATTCAAAATCCTCATGCAATTCCATACCTCACTCAAGAACTTGCTAAGTTCAAGAAAGCCCTTGAAGATTGGACTGGGAAGAAGATAACCAATGAGGATTTGGATAAGGGAATAAGAATTATGAACAGAAACAGGGAGCTAATGCGAAAAGTTTACGAATACAGAAAGCTGGACAATCCGAAAATCACTGGTTTAGAAGCCATGGAAATGGTTCTCTCAAGCCAAATGGCCGACAAGGAGGAACACAGCAAGCTCTTAGAAAAGCTTTTGCAGGAATTGCCAAGTCGACAGCTTAACCGCAACCCTGGGGTTAGACTCATGATTGTTGGAAGCGAGGACGACGACAGAGTCTTCATGAGGAACGTTGAAGCAATAGGGGCAACCTTTGTGGTTGATGAACACTGCACGGGATCCAGATACATCTGGGACGACGTAGTTCCCAATGAAAAAGACAGATTACTTGCCATTGCCTCCCGCTACGTCAAAAGGGTTCCATGTCCCAGCAAGGACTGGCCCGAATTCACAAGAGTCAACCACGCCGTCAAGCTTGCCAAGGACTTCAACGTTCAAGGAGCATTGGTGATTCAAAACAAGTTCTGCGATCCGCATGGAATTGAAATCCCACCATTGAAAGACGCCCTAAAGCAGATTGGTGTTCAAACTTATCCCCTTGAGTTTGACGTTACTGTTCCGTGGGGACAATTTCGAACCAGAGTTGAAGCCTTTCTTGAAACTTTAACAGGATTGGATGAACTCTTCTAA
- the bzdO gene encoding benzoyl-CoA reductase, bzd-type, subunit O: MTQVKEYPTEPLRIWDEAKQLRRKYYEDYLNAHERGGLRWAGGAWSFSAIPAGLGEDVHCITGEPHGATIAFFKDFTAKCHEATEAAGFPRTLCAYMRNYWGSILLDKYILADGTVVDEHPVPDFIWQDHICCSHGKWYQVAKWLEEKKGRKVPMYCVDVSVGYPVDKPLEEYKINYIVQQLNDGIEWLEKITGRMYDDRLLCEAVWNEMRATRLWAEICTLNQAVPAPLDEKSMYALYVMGTLMKHRPECVAFYEKLKAEVEDRVQRGIAAVANERFRVITDTQPPWGFLKIFREMEKYGVVSIGSLYTYGLIGMWKYRPDGTWAPKELPLRKPQTREEAVRTIVEWTVDRPEWAHFYVPEAKTKMIINIVKQWKVDAVLLHYNRGCEGLSVHIAENRHGLQEAGVPVFPFEGNMGDEREFDFPGTLARLTTYFESMGLKKLRE; encoded by the coding sequence ATGACTCAAGTTAAAGAATATCCAACAGAACCATTGAGAATTTGGGACGAAGCCAAACAGCTCAGGAGAAAATATTATGAGGATTATCTGAACGCTCATGAGCGTGGAGGACTCCGATGGGCAGGTGGCGCATGGTCCTTCAGCGCCATACCAGCCGGCCTAGGCGAGGACGTTCACTGCATAACAGGAGAACCTCACGGAGCCACGATAGCCTTCTTCAAAGACTTCACAGCCAAATGCCACGAAGCCACCGAAGCAGCAGGCTTTCCACGCACACTCTGCGCCTACATGAGAAACTATTGGGGCTCCATTTTACTCGACAAATACATTCTTGCTGATGGGACAGTGGTTGATGAACATCCAGTTCCAGACTTCATATGGCAGGATCACATCTGTTGCAGCCATGGAAAATGGTATCAAGTTGCCAAGTGGCTTGAGGAAAAGAAGGGTAGAAAAGTCCCAATGTATTGTGTAGATGTTTCGGTTGGTTACCCGGTGGATAAACCCCTCGAAGAATACAAGATAAACTATATTGTTCAGCAACTAAACGACGGAATTGAATGGCTAGAGAAGATTACTGGAAGAATGTACGACGATAGACTTCTTTGTGAGGCTGTTTGGAACGAGATGAGGGCAACAAGGCTCTGGGCTGAAATCTGCACCTTAAACCAAGCCGTTCCAGCGCCGTTGGATGAGAAATCTATGTATGCACTTTATGTTATGGGAACGCTTATGAAGCATCGACCCGAATGTGTTGCCTTTTATGAGAAGCTGAAAGCTGAGGTTGAGGACAGAGTCCAAAGGGGGATAGCGGCGGTCGCCAACGAAAGATTCAGGGTGATTACCGACACCCAGCCTCCATGGGGTTTCCTAAAGATTTTCAGGGAAATGGAGAAATACGGGGTCGTCTCAATTGGCTCCCTCTATACCTATGGACTGATTGGAATGTGGAAGTACCGCCCAGACGGAACATGGGCCCCAAAAGAGCTTCCGCTGAGAAAACCACAGACAAGAGAAGAAGCGGTAAGAACGATTGTTGAATGGACTGTTGATAGGCCTGAGTGGGCACACTTCTACGTGCCAGAAGCAAAAACAAAGATGATAATAAACATTGTAAAACAGTGGAAGGTTGACGCAGTCTTACTCCACTACAATAGAGGCTGCGAAGGTCTGAGCGTCCACATAGCTGAGAATCGTCACGGTCTACAAGAAGCTGGCGTGCCAGTCTTCCCCTTTGAGGGAAACATGGGCGACGAACGAGAATTCGATTTCCCAGGAACCCTAGCACGCCTGACTACCTACTTCGAGAGCATGGGACTGAAGAAACTGAGGGAATAG
- a CDS encoding CoA activase, translating to MITAGVDVGAKYMKIVLLEDGKNVLKRANGIVGFDIVKSATEVFEKALLDVGLKRDQIIRVTATGMGRKAVHKKPPVKPGEIVPDVIADAKGTYHLVPAVRTVIDVGAEEGRGVKVGENGKVKDFVINERCAAGAGTFIETMARALEVGVEDMGLLALKATKAIPMNAQCCVFAESEVVTLIHSKVSKEDISKAIHDAMAGRIASMVLRIGVEKEVVLIGGVARNPGFLPPLKKELNTEVIVPEHPQYVGALGAALLAFEMEGK from the coding sequence ATGATAACAGCTGGAGTAGATGTCGGAGCAAAATACATGAAGATAGTGCTCCTTGAAGACGGAAAAAACGTCCTGAAAAGAGCCAACGGCATCGTCGGATTCGACATCGTGAAATCCGCAACCGAAGTTTTCGAGAAAGCCTTACTCGATGTGGGCTTGAAACGTGATCAGATTATTCGGGTTACAGCCACGGGGATGGGAAGAAAAGCCGTCCACAAGAAACCCCCAGTGAAACCTGGAGAAATAGTGCCAGACGTTATCGCCGATGCAAAGGGAACTTACCATCTTGTGCCAGCAGTGAGAACTGTCATTGATGTTGGAGCTGAAGAAGGAAGAGGCGTAAAAGTGGGTGAAAACGGGAAGGTAAAGGACTTCGTTATTAATGAAAGATGTGCTGCTGGGGCTGGGACCTTCATAGAAACTATGGCTAGGGCCTTAGAAGTAGGCGTTGAGGATATGGGGCTTCTTGCACTGAAAGCCACGAAAGCTATACCAATGAATGCGCAGTGTTGTGTTTTCGCCGAATCAGAGGTTGTAACTCTTATTCACTCAAAGGTTTCAAAGGAGGACATATCAAAGGCAATACATGACGCTATGGCTGGTAGAATAGCCTCAATGGTCCTAAGAATAGGCGTAGAAAAAGAAGTAGTCCTAATTGGAGGCGTAGCCCGAAACCCGGGGTTCTTGCCGCCTCTGAAAAAGGAGTTGAACACAGAAGTAATTGTTCCTGAACATCCTCAATATGTGGGCGCCCTTGGGGCGGCTTTGCTTGCATTTGAGATGGAGGGAAAATAG
- a CDS encoding benzoyl-CoA reductase, bzd-type, subunit Q, with amino-acid sequence MSEKSKEFWRWREYRHTMPDMDWHGAKMVTAGVDIGSVGSKTVIMLDGELYAYSVMRTGGVSEETAIRVMNWALEETGLKTKNVHCIVGTGYGRVNVPFAKRTITEIACHARGAHYIYGPTVRTVLDIGGQDCKAIRCDERGKVMSFLMNDKCAAGTGRGLEVFADLIRVPIEELGKASLNVEKEPPPVSNTCVIFAKAESVALLRQGWQKEKVAAAYHLAMVNRIIDLLTRVGIEKDFVVTGGVAKNTGIVSRLERNLGIKSLEPKLDPILAGAMGAALFAKALYEKQLGLR; translated from the coding sequence ATGAGTGAAAAATCTAAAGAGTTTTGGCGGTGGCGAGAATATAGGCACACGATGCCTGACATGGATTGGCACGGTGCAAAGATGGTTACAGCTGGTGTTGACATAGGTTCTGTGGGCAGCAAAACCGTCATCATGCTTGACGGGGAACTTTACGCTTACTCGGTTATGAGAACAGGTGGAGTAAGCGAAGAAACAGCGATTAGAGTGATGAATTGGGCTCTTGAGGAAACAGGCCTGAAAACCAAAAACGTTCACTGTATCGTTGGCACTGGCTATGGCAGAGTGAATGTTCCCTTTGCCAAGAGAACAATAACGGAGATCGCTTGCCATGCACGGGGAGCCCATTACATTTACGGACCAACAGTTCGAACAGTGCTTGACATTGGAGGGCAAGACTGCAAGGCCATCAGATGCGACGAAAGAGGGAAGGTCATGTCCTTCCTCATGAACGACAAGTGTGCAGCTGGGACCGGAAGGGGTCTCGAAGTCTTCGCTGACCTGATTAGAGTTCCAATTGAGGAGCTTGGGAAAGCTTCACTAAACGTCGAAAAAGAACCCCCGCCAGTTAGTAACACATGCGTGATTTTTGCGAAAGCTGAATCTGTGGCTCTACTTCGTCAAGGATGGCAGAAAGAGAAGGTTGCAGCAGCCTACCACCTCGCCATGGTTAACCGAATAATCGACTTGCTGACAAGGGTTGGAATCGAAAAAGACTTCGTAGTTACGGGCGGAGTTGCAAAGAACACTGGCATAGTTTCTAGGCTGGAGAGAAATCTTGGGATCAAATCTCTTGAGCCCAAGTTGGACCCGATTCTGGCGGGAGCCATGGGCGCTGCGTTGTTCGCCAAGGCGCTTTATGAGAAGCAGTTAGGCTTGCGTTGA
- a CDS encoding 4Fe-4S dicluster domain-containing protein, translated as MQAHYGYKDGSGDYFIIIDTDKCNGCGKCVEACPHGVLELIENEFDIEGGLMAAVTEEHRKKIKYTCGPCKPVSGERKLPCVLACEPKAITHSW; from the coding sequence ATGCAGGCTCATTATGGATATAAGGATGGTTCCGGAGACTACTTCATCATCATTGACACTGACAAATGCAACGGCTGCGGAAAATGCGTCGAAGCATGCCCCCATGGCGTTCTGGAACTGATCGAAAACGAATTCGATATTGAAGGAGGATTAATGGCGGCGGTAACAGAAGAACATCGCAAAAAGATCAAGTACACCTGTGGACCTTGCAAACCCGTTAGCGGTGAAAGAAAGCTTCCATGCGTCCTAGCATGCGAACCTAAGGCAATAACACACTCTTGGTAG